In Niveispirillum cyanobacteriorum, the following proteins share a genomic window:
- a CDS encoding cation:proton antiporter, translating to MQHHFDLTGIAIVMSVALLCGLALSRLKQPAIVGYIVAGIVLGPGGFGLVSPSESISALAELGVLMLLFLVGMELSVKAFQAVWKVALAAVACQIGLSLLVTGLAGLLLGWPWPRAIVMGFVMALSGTAVAIKMLEDVGELKTETGRVTVGVLIAQDLAFVPLLLITNGMGSGAGLSAAVFFKLGAAMAALGGLVWFLSRRERLAVPYGEWFKRNHEVIPLAAMAFCFTMAAATGVMGLSAAFGAFVAGFMLGNSDGRAQALRATHPIQSVLIVVFFLSIGLMIDLSFVWSHLGEVLLLLFAVTAVKSAINVGTLHLLGEPWERAFPAGVIMGSLGEFSFVLAAAGLSIGAIDRDAQQMAVTVIALSWLFSPIWLVSARRFHVLAEGGIGSMRGALKQIYRGEIAMINRAAVAFLQGAAALVDAVRQLWTRR from the coding sequence TTGCAGCATCATTTTGATCTGACCGGCATCGCCATCGTTATGTCCGTCGCGCTGCTGTGCGGGCTGGCCCTTTCGCGGCTGAAACAGCCGGCCATCGTCGGCTATATCGTGGCGGGCATCGTGCTGGGGCCGGGCGGCTTCGGTCTTGTCTCCCCGTCGGAAAGCATCAGCGCACTGGCGGAGCTGGGCGTGCTGATGCTGCTGTTCCTGGTCGGCATGGAACTGTCAGTAAAGGCGTTCCAGGCGGTGTGGAAGGTGGCGCTGGCGGCAGTCGCCTGTCAGATCGGCCTGTCGCTGCTGGTCACCGGGCTGGCCGGCCTGCTGCTGGGCTGGCCCTGGCCGCGCGCCATCGTCATGGGCTTCGTGATGGCACTGTCGGGCACGGCGGTCGCCATCAAGATGCTGGAGGATGTGGGGGAGCTGAAGACGGAGACGGGCCGCGTCACCGTCGGTGTACTGATCGCCCAGGATCTGGCCTTCGTGCCGCTGCTGCTGATCACCAATGGCATGGGCAGCGGGGCCGGCCTGTCGGCGGCGGTGTTCTTCAAGCTGGGGGCCGCCATGGCGGCCCTGGGCGGGCTGGTCTGGTTCCTGTCGCGCCGCGAACGGCTGGCCGTTCCCTATGGCGAATGGTTCAAGCGCAACCATGAGGTCATTCCGCTGGCCGCCATGGCATTCTGCTTCACCATGGCGGCGGCGACGGGCGTCATGGGCTTGTCAGCGGCGTTTGGCGCCTTTGTCGCGGGCTTCATGCTGGGCAATTCCGATGGACGGGCCCAGGCCCTGCGCGCCACCCACCCGATCCAGTCGGTGCTGATCGTGGTGTTCTTCCTGTCCATCGGCCTGATGATCGACCTGTCCTTCGTCTGGTCGCATCTGGGCGAGGTGCTGTTGCTGCTGTTCGCAGTGACGGCGGTGAAATCGGCCATCAATGTCGGCACCCTGCACCTGCTGGGCGAGCCGTGGGAGCGGGCATTTCCCGCCGGCGTCATTATGGGAAGTCTGGGCGAATTCAGCTTCGTGCTGGCCGCCGCCGGCCTGTCCATCGGCGCTATCGACCGCGACGCACAGCAGATGGCGGTGACGGTGATCGCGCTGTCCTGGCTGTTCAGCCCCATCTGGCTTGTCAGCGCCCGGCGCTTCCATGTCCTGGCCGAGGGCGGCATCGGCAGCATGCGCGGCGCCCTGAAGCAGATTTACCGGGGGGAGATCGCGATGATCAACCGGGCCGCCGTGGCTTTCCTGCAGGGGGCCGCGGCGCTGGTGGACGCGGTGCGGCAGCTATGGACCCGACGCTAA
- a CDS encoding superoxide dismutase, translating to MTRFVKAPQGQGITLDRRQLLVTGLAAGVAGMAGAVPAMAQAPSPYTLPALSYAPTALEPHIDAQTMEIHHGKHHQAYVTNLNNALADHGQLQKLSLAELLTKLSELPESVRTAVRNNGGGHANHSMFWSIMGPGAGGAPTGAVAKAIDGSFGGFDAFKKAFNEAGAKQFGSGWVFVTLAPDGKLLIQAKPNQDTPLMEGKPVLMGNDVWEHAYYLKYQNRRADYLAAWWNLVNWQAVNDRLARITKGEVI from the coding sequence ATGACGCGTTTTGTGAAAGCCCCGCAGGGACAGGGTATCACCCTGGACCGCCGGCAGCTCCTGGTCACCGGCCTTGCCGCCGGCGTGGCGGGCATGGCGGGCGCCGTCCCTGCAATGGCACAGGCTCCCTCCCCCTACACTTTGCCGGCCCTGTCTTATGCCCCGACCGCGCTGGAGCCGCATATCGATGCTCAGACCATGGAAATCCACCATGGCAAGCATCACCAGGCCTATGTCACCAACCTGAACAATGCTCTGGCCGATCATGGTCAGCTGCAGAAACTGTCCCTGGCCGAACTGCTGACCAAGCTGTCGGAACTGCCGGAATCCGTGCGCACTGCGGTGCGTAACAATGGCGGCGGCCATGCCAACCATTCCATGTTCTGGTCGATCATGGGACCGGGCGCCGGCGGCGCCCCCACCGGCGCTGTCGCCAAGGCCATCGATGGCAGCTTCGGCGGGTTCGACGCCTTCAAGAAGGCCTTCAATGAGGCCGGTGCCAAGCAGTTCGGGTCCGGCTGGGTGTTCGTGACGCTTGCACCCGACGGCAAATTGCTGATCCAGGCGAAGCCCAACCAGGATACGCCCCTGATGGAGGGCAAGCCCGTCCTGATGGGCAATGACGTCTGGGAACATGCCTATTATCTTAAATATCAGAACCGCCGGGCCGACTACCTGGCGGCCTGGTGGAATCTGGTGAACTGGCAGGCGGTCAATGACCGGCTGGCCCGCATCACCAAGGGGGAAGTGATCTGA
- a CDS encoding HNH endonuclease signature motif containing protein: MTRLKPLPPDLAPPVRTAPAGKVLGDCGLCGRPLIAGPSVEEHHLLPRSQGGKEKVPLHRVCHRKIHAELSEKELARGYTTLDALRAHPDIAAFIQWVARKPPEFTAVTFRAKDHAKAGRKYRD, encoded by the coding sequence GTGACACGCCTGAAGCCATTGCCCCCGGATCTGGCCCCGCCCGTGCGTACCGCACCGGCGGGCAAGGTCCTGGGCGATTGCGGCCTGTGCGGCCGGCCCCTGATCGCGGGGCCCAGTGTGGAGGAACACCACCTGCTGCCCCGCAGCCAGGGTGGCAAGGAAAAGGTGCCACTGCACCGCGTCTGCCACCGGAAAATCCATGCCGAACTGTCGGAAAAGGAACTGGCGCGCGGTTACACCACGCTGGACGCCCTGCGTGCCCATCCCGACATCGCCGCCTTCATCCAATGGGTGGCCCGCAAACCCCCGGAATTCACCGCCGTGACCTTCCGCGCCAAGGACCATGCAAAGGCCGGGCGGAAATATCGGGACTGA
- a CDS encoding pseudouridine synthase codes for MTRIILLNKPFDLLCQFTDEGTGARTLAECVDVPGVYPAGRLDRDSEGLVVLTDDGGLIARISQPRHKWPKTYCVQVEGVPTDEALAALRQGVTLKDGPTLPAEVRRIEEPSWLWPRNPPVRFRQSIPTSWIEIVLREGKNRQVRRMTASVGFPTLRLIRRAVGAWTLDGMEPGQWRDVSVGSIAAAPRPPAPRPPAGKPRRPG; via the coding sequence ATGACCCGCATCATCCTGTTGAATAAGCCATTCGACCTATTGTGCCAGTTCACCGACGAAGGCACAGGTGCGCGCACCTTGGCCGAATGCGTGGACGTGCCCGGCGTCTATCCGGCGGGCCGGCTGGACCGCGACAGCGAGGGGCTGGTGGTGCTGACCGATGATGGCGGCCTGATCGCCCGCATCAGCCAGCCGCGCCATAAATGGCCCAAGACCTATTGCGTGCAGGTGGAAGGTGTGCCCACTGACGAGGCGCTGGCGGCCTTGCGCCAAGGGGTTACACTGAAGGATGGCCCGACCCTGCCGGCAGAGGTGCGGCGGATCGAGGAACCGTCCTGGCTGTGGCCCCGAAATCCGCCGGTGCGGTTCCGGCAATCGATCCCCACCAGCTGGATCGAGATCGTGCTGCGCGAGGGCAAGAACCGGCAGGTGCGGCGTATGACGGCTTCGGTGGGTTTCCCGACCCTGCGCCTTATCCGCCGCGCCGTCGGTGCCTGGACCTTAGACGGAATGGAGCCGGGCCAGTGGCGGGACGTTAGCGTCGGGTCCATAGCTGCCGCACCGCGTCCACCAGCGCCGCGGCCCCCTGCAGGAAAGCCACGGCGGCCCGGTTGA
- a CDS encoding VOC family protein — protein sequence MTDKPEYAHNIPGVIPHLVVNGAREAIEFYIKAFGATKVMEMPAEDGKRLLHAQLIINGGTIMNGGTIMMCDDFPEYCGGQPTEYPKRPPVTLHMAVPDIDAAFAQAVAAGATEAMKPADMFWGDRYGQVRDPYGHLWAFSTPSKPGAVVTNGC from the coding sequence GTGACCGACAAGCCCGAATACGCGCACAACATCCCCGGCGTAATCCCGCATCTGGTGGTCAATGGCGCGCGTGAAGCCATTGAGTTCTATATCAAGGCCTTCGGCGCCACGAAGGTCATGGAAATGCCGGCGGAGGATGGCAAGCGGCTGCTGCATGCCCAGTTGATCATCAATGGCGGCACCATCATGAATGGCGGCACCATCATGATGTGTGACGATTTCCCTGAATATTGCGGCGGTCAGCCCACCGAATATCCAAAGCGTCCGCCCGTAACGCTGCACATGGCGGTGCCCGATATCGACGCGGCTTTCGCCCAGGCGGTGGCCGCCGGCGCCACGGAGGCGATGAAGCCCGCCGACATGTTCTGGGGCGACCGTTACGGTCAGGTCCGTGACCCTTACGGCCATCTCTGGGCCTTCTCCACACCCAGCAAGCCCGGTGCGGTTGTCACCAACGGCTGCTGA
- a CDS encoding LysE family translocator, whose product MNGTLLLAMASFALVASITPGPVNSMALASGVQHGFRRSLAFVTGATVGFTALLLLAGLGMAETVARLPMLDMAMRVAGTGFLFYLALRLWRAAGGMAAGEVPVAPSLWAGASLQWLNPKAWIAAVAGMGAYGLQDGMVSVLIFAGLYFIICYASIALWAYAGTWASRVIGTADRMRLFNRTMAVLLAIGAVAMLAGH is encoded by the coding sequence ATGAACGGCACCCTGCTGCTGGCCATGGCCAGCTTCGCGCTTGTCGCCTCCATCACGCCCGGCCCCGTCAACAGCATGGCGCTGGCCAGCGGCGTGCAGCACGGGTTCCGGCGTAGCCTGGCCTTCGTCACCGGTGCCACGGTCGGCTTCACGGCCCTGCTGCTGCTGGCCGGTCTTGGCATGGCGGAGACGGTGGCGCGGCTGCCCATGCTGGACATGGCCATGCGGGTGGCGGGAACCGGGTTCCTGTTCTATCTGGCCTTACGCCTCTGGCGGGCCGCCGGCGGCATGGCGGCGGGTGAGGTGCCGGTGGCGCCATCGCTCTGGGCCGGAGCCAGCCTGCAATGGCTGAACCCCAAGGCCTGGATCGCGGCGGTGGCTGGCATGGGCGCCTATGGATTGCAGGACGGTATGGTCAGCGTTCTGATCTTCGCCGGCCTCTATTTCATCATCTGCTACGCGTCCATCGCGCTCTGGGCCTATGCCGGCACCTGGGCGTCGCGTGTCATCGGCACGGCGGACCGGATGCGCCTTTTCAACCGCACCATGGCGGTTCTGTTGGCAATCGGCGCTGTCGCCATGCTGGCCGGCCACTGA
- a CDS encoding YciI family protein — translation MLYAILCYNEEDYVGAWTPEEDAIVMDRLGKVQQGWAEKGKLGPVARLMPTTAAATLRKGKEEPLILDGPFAETKEQLLGFYIVDCEGLEEALDKARELAAANPGKGCYEIRPVALFMPGGPLSP, via the coding sequence ATGCTGTACGCCATTCTGTGCTATAATGAGGAAGACTATGTCGGCGCCTGGACGCCGGAAGAAGATGCCATTGTCATGGACCGGCTGGGCAAGGTGCAGCAGGGCTGGGCGGAGAAGGGCAAGCTGGGTCCCGTCGCCCGGCTGATGCCGACGACCGCCGCGGCCACCCTGCGCAAGGGCAAGGAGGAGCCACTGATCCTGGACGGCCCGTTTGCGGAAACCAAGGAACAGCTTCTGGGCTTCTACATTGTCGATTGCGAGGGGCTGGAGGAGGCGCTGGACAAGGCGCGGGAGCTGGCCGCCGCCAATCCGGGCAAGGGCTGTTATGAGATCCGGCCCGTGGCCCTGTTCATGCCGGGGGGGCCGTTGTCACCATGA
- a CDS encoding TonB-dependent receptor: MSIAERRACPAKGDLRARSIHRLLLSTGLMLAMAAPVAAQTAPAQNDGATLEEIVVTARRRSEALQDTPVAVTAFTAEALEARSVETLDNIARFTPNIRFDGAAALSGGNYNATVFIRGIGQNDFAIFSDPGVGFYVDGVYYARSIGGIMDAVDLASVEVLRGPQGTLFGKNTIGGAVLISTQRPTDDLSGRVELTTGRFDRLDVKGVVNVPLADGKVLTRLSVSSLNRDGYAKRLSDGQDMGDRNADSARLQITTNVTEDIDFHLVGDVTRAREHSAPNKLLAIAPAPGLTGVPFLVNYNNLVAPTRGVTAPNGQKTLNSSFLTDSPFTTWATGPNVNDLDLWGLAGTLTWNLGTVEAKSITAYRELQATFARDGDNTPFTYRETFNDDDQWQFSQEFQLSGDGMDGRFTWVGGVYYFTEEGTDNARADLAMGLWPPLGPALSPATLILNRIDNTSYAVFGQGNFKLTDDLSVTAGARWNRDKKWISVFNRRQRDQVVFTDVQRSGDWNAFTPKLGLEYKATSDAMLYASAGKGFKSGGYNARPLADASEVTQYEPETIWTYEVGAKTGWLDNRLIVNVAGYLSKYDNIQLTVNQTPRNFVANAAKGTIKGAELEVRAKPAKGLDFDLAVGYTDAQYDEVGTGLGPTQVLPITKAAKFVKTPKWTVSTGLQYTYAMGDGSTLSLRGDLSAYSKFYNDVANTELVAQSGYGIVNSRLTYTSPDDSWTLALFATNLTDRRYFVSGNASAAFGLAEASYGRPREWGVTLGAKF, from the coding sequence ATGTCTATCGCGGAACGCCGGGCGTGCCCGGCGAAGGGGGACCTGCGCGCCCGCTCCATCCATCGTCTGCTGCTGTCAACGGGCCTGATGCTGGCCATGGCGGCCCCGGTCGCCGCCCAGACGGCCCCGGCCCAGAATGACGGCGCGACGCTGGAAGAGATCGTGGTGACGGCGCGGCGCCGGTCGGAGGCGTTGCAGGACACGCCCGTGGCCGTCACGGCCTTCACGGCGGAAGCGCTGGAAGCGCGCAGCGTGGAAACGCTGGACAATATCGCCCGCTTCACGCCGAACATTCGCTTTGATGGTGCCGCCGCCCTGTCGGGGGGCAATTACAACGCCACCGTCTTCATTCGCGGCATCGGCCAGAACGACTTCGCGATCTTTAGCGATCCTGGCGTCGGCTTTTATGTCGATGGCGTCTATTATGCACGCTCCATCGGCGGCATCATGGATGCGGTGGATCTGGCCAGCGTTGAAGTGTTGCGCGGGCCGCAGGGCACTCTGTTTGGCAAGAACACAATCGGCGGTGCCGTCCTGATCAGTACGCAGCGTCCCACGGATGATCTGTCGGGCCGGGTAGAACTGACCACGGGTCGCTTCGACCGGCTGGATGTGAAGGGCGTGGTGAATGTGCCCCTGGCCGATGGCAAGGTGCTGACCCGCCTGTCGGTTTCCTCACTGAACCGCGATGGCTATGCCAAGCGCCTGTCCGACGGCCAGGACATGGGCGACCGCAATGCCGACAGCGCGCGGTTGCAGATCACGACGAATGTTACGGAAGATATCGATTTTCATCTGGTTGGCGATGTTACGCGGGCCCGCGAACATTCCGCCCCGAACAAGTTGCTGGCCATCGCGCCAGCGCCGGGTCTGACCGGCGTGCCCTTCCTGGTGAACTACAACAACCTTGTGGCTCCAACACGCGGCGTCACCGCGCCCAATGGTCAGAAGACGCTGAACAGCTCTTTCCTCACCGACAGCCCCTTCACCACCTGGGCCACCGGCCCCAATGTCAATGATCTGGACCTCTGGGGCCTGGCCGGCACCCTGACCTGGAACCTGGGCACTGTGGAAGCCAAGAGCATCACGGCCTATCGTGAGCTGCAGGCAACCTTTGCCCGCGACGGCGACAACACGCCTTTCACCTATCGCGAGACGTTCAACGACGACGACCAGTGGCAGTTCAGCCAGGAATTCCAGTTGAGCGGCGATGGCATGGATGGGCGCTTCACCTGGGTGGGGGGTGTCTATTACTTCACCGAGGAAGGCACCGACAATGCCCGCGCCGATCTGGCCATGGGCCTGTGGCCGCCGTTGGGGCCGGCATTGTCGCCTGCCACATTGATCCTGAACCGTATCGACAACACCTCCTACGCGGTGTTCGGCCAGGGCAATTTCAAGCTGACGGACGATCTGTCGGTCACGGCGGGTGCGCGCTGGAACCGCGACAAGAAGTGGATTTCCGTCTTCAACCGCCGTCAGCGCGATCAGGTGGTGTTCACCGACGTGCAGCGGTCGGGCGACTGGAACGCCTTCACACCCAAGCTTGGCCTGGAATACAAGGCCACCAGCGATGCGATGCTTTACGCTTCCGCCGGCAAGGGCTTCAAGAGTGGCGGCTACAATGCCCGTCCGCTGGCCGATGCCTCGGAAGTGACGCAGTATGAACCGGAAACCATCTGGACCTATGAGGTCGGGGCCAAGACCGGCTGGCTGGACAACCGCCTGATCGTCAATGTCGCGGGATATCTCAGCAAATATGACAATATTCAGCTGACCGTGAACCAGACGCCCCGCAACTTCGTGGCCAACGCCGCGAAGGGCACCATCAAGGGGGCGGAACTGGAGGTGCGGGCCAAGCCGGCCAAGGGCCTCGATTTCGATTTGGCCGTCGGCTACACCGACGCCCAGTATGACGAAGTCGGGACGGGCCTGGGTCCCACGCAGGTCCTGCCCATCACCAAGGCAGCAAAGTTCGTGAAGACCCCGAAATGGACGGTCAGCACGGGCCTGCAATATACCTACGCCATGGGTGACGGCAGCACGCTCAGCCTGCGTGGCGATCTGTCGGCCTATTCCAAGTTCTACAATGACGTGGCCAATACCGAACTGGTGGCGCAGTCCGGCTATGGCATCGTCAACAGCCGCCTGACCTATACGTCGCCGGACGACAGCTGGACCCTGGCCCTGTTCGCCACCAACCTGACCGACCGGCGTTATTTCGTGTCGGGCAATGCCAGTGCCGCCTTCGGTCTGGCTGAGGCCTCCTATGGACGCCCGCGTGAATGGGGCGTGACATTGGGGGCGAAGTTCTAA
- the sppA gene encoding signal peptide peptidase SppA, whose amino-acid sequence MRIILRVFAIIGFLSVLLVAGAIGLGVHLANRQPKLPDSIVLELDLEKPLAEAPANSPVAGLLGDHRTTVEQVVRTLNRASKDPRVKGIIARTGNGVHSFAVTQELRDSIAKLRKEGRFAIVHAESFGEMGNGMQPYYLATAFEQVWMQPMGDMAITGMQAELTFLRGTLDKLKVEPQFRKREEYKSFAEQYTETGPTPANREAIDSLIGDLFNQWVSDVALARGINDAAVRAAVDKAPLMDKEALDAKLVDKLAYWDEAVDWAIEKAKGADGAGAKPELVSLQDYNRAPPEGIDMSITDAPLVAMIVGDGAIMRGDSQADPLSGDESFGAATIAAAFDQAIDDDNVKAILFRVNSPGGSAVASEVVRRKVLKAKAKGKPVIVSMGAVAASGGYWVSMGADRIVAEPGTITGSIGVIAGKMVLRGLTDWAGVNIEPISRGANAGMWSSNTPFSDTQEARLNAFLDSTYAAFTQGVAEGRNLPLDKVKEIAKGRVYTGRQAKELGLVDALGGYATAMGEVRKALKLAEDAPVRAITLPHKRSQFDFLMDLLSGDARATVSNAVTAEVADRTLAPFRPALSTLAPYLKADQDMVVLMPAMVRHGF is encoded by the coding sequence ATGCGGATCATCCTGCGCGTTTTCGCCATCATTGGCTTTCTGTCTGTGCTTCTCGTCGCCGGTGCCATCGGCCTTGGTGTGCATCTGGCCAACCGGCAGCCCAAGCTGCCCGACAGCATCGTTCTTGAACTGGACCTGGAGAAGCCGTTGGCCGAGGCGCCGGCGAACAGCCCGGTCGCAGGCCTGCTGGGTGACCATCGCACCACGGTGGAACAGGTGGTCCGCACCCTGAACCGGGCGTCCAAGGACCCGCGCGTCAAGGGCATCATCGCCCGCACCGGCAATGGCGTGCATTCCTTTGCAGTGACGCAGGAACTGCGCGACAGCATCGCCAAGCTGCGCAAGGAAGGCCGCTTTGCCATCGTCCATGCCGAAAGCTTCGGGGAGATGGGCAATGGCATGCAGCCCTACTACCTTGCCACGGCGTTTGAGCAGGTGTGGATGCAGCCGATGGGCGACATGGCCATCACGGGCATGCAGGCGGAACTGACCTTCCTGCGCGGCACGCTGGACAAGCTGAAGGTGGAGCCGCAGTTCCGCAAGCGCGAGGAATACAAGTCCTTCGCCGAGCAATATACCGAAACCGGCCCGACCCCGGCCAACCGCGAGGCCATCGACAGCCTGATCGGTGATCTGTTCAATCAGTGGGTGAGCGATGTGGCGCTGGCCCGTGGCATCAATGATGCCGCCGTCCGCGCCGCCGTCGACAAGGCCCCGCTGATGGACAAGGAGGCCCTGGACGCCAAGCTGGTCGACAAGCTTGCCTATTGGGACGAGGCGGTTGACTGGGCCATCGAGAAGGCCAAGGGCGCCGATGGCGCAGGGGCCAAGCCGGAACTGGTCAGCCTGCAGGATTATAACCGCGCCCCGCCGGAAGGGATCGACATGTCGATCACCGATGCGCCGCTGGTCGCGATGATCGTCGGTGACGGCGCCATCATGCGCGGGGACAGCCAGGCCGACCCCCTGTCGGGTGACGAAAGCTTTGGTGCGGCCACCATCGCCGCCGCCTTTGACCAGGCCATCGATGATGACAATGTGAAGGCCATCCTGTTCCGCGTGAACAGCCCCGGTGGCAGCGCCGTCGCGTCGGAGGTGGTACGCCGCAAGGTGCTGAAGGCAAAGGCCAAGGGCAAGCCGGTCATCGTCTCCATGGGCGCCGTGGCGGCATCAGGCGGTTACTGGGTTTCCATGGGGGCCGACCGCATCGTGGCTGAACCGGGCACCATCACCGGTTCCATCGGCGTCATCGCCGGCAAGATGGTTCTGCGCGGCCTGACCGATTGGGCCGGCGTGAATATCGAACCGATCAGCCGTGGCGCCAATGCCGGCATGTGGTCCTCCAACACGCCGTTCAGCGACACCCAGGAAGCCCGCCTCAATGCCTTCCTGGACAGCACCTATGCCGCCTTTACACAGGGCGTGGCGGAAGGGCGCAACCTGCCGCTGGACAAGGTGAAGGAGATTGCCAAGGGCCGTGTCTATACGGGCCGTCAGGCCAAGGAACTGGGCCTTGTGGATGCGCTGGGCGGTTATGCCACCGCCATGGGCGAGGTGCGCAAGGCCCTGAAGCTGGCCGAGGATGCGCCCGTGCGCGCAATCACCCTGCCGCATAAGCGCTCGCAGTTCGACTTCCTGATGGACCTGCTGTCGGGTGATGCGCGCGCGACCGTGAGCAATGCCGTGACGGCCGAAGTGGCCGACCGGACGCTTGCCCCGTTCCGCCCCGCCCTGTCCACCCTGGCCCCCTACCTGAAGGCGGACCAGGACATGGTGGTGCTGATGCCGGCCATGGTGCGGCACGGGTTCTGA
- a CDS encoding RNA polymerase sigma factor: MSTDIGWINAALAAARPQAVGALLRYFRDLDLAEEAFQEAALRALSSWPKNGPPRDSAAWLIMVGRNAGIDQTRVRSRHVALPDDDAPLSDLSDREAEMVGRLDEADYRDDVLRLLFICCHPDLPATQQIALALRIVSGLSVKQIARAFLVGDSAMEQRITRAKARIATNPVAFEAPGAADRPERLGPVAAMVYLVFNEGYSASADEQPARAPLCEEAIRLGRLLLRLFPAEPEVMGLLALMLLQHARRPARFAPDGSVILLEDQDRTLWHRAAINEGLALLDKAVRHRRSGPYQIQAAIAALHARAATAAETDWAQIDLLYGGLENLSPSPVITLNRAVAVSKARGPEAALAMVEPLGDRLSGYFHFHGLRGGLLKQLGRMAEARDAFGRAIALAHSPAEAAHIRQILDGLQGP; this comes from the coding sequence ATGAGCACGGACATAGGCTGGATCAACGCCGCCCTGGCGGCAGCCAGGCCCCAGGCGGTGGGGGCACTGCTGCGCTATTTCCGCGATCTCGATCTGGCGGAGGAGGCGTTTCAGGAGGCCGCCTTGCGCGCCCTGTCCTCCTGGCCAAAGAACGGGCCGCCGCGCGACAGTGCCGCCTGGCTGATCATGGTGGGCCGCAATGCCGGCATCGACCAGACCCGCGTGCGCTCCCGCCATGTCGCTCTGCCCGACGATGACGCGCCTTTGTCCGATCTGTCGGACCGGGAGGCGGAGATGGTGGGGCGGCTGGACGAGGCGGATTACCGCGACGATGTCCTGCGCCTGCTGTTCATCTGCTGCCATCCCGACCTGCCAGCGACACAGCAGATCGCACTGGCCCTGCGGATCGTGTCGGGCCTGTCGGTGAAGCAGATTGCCCGCGCCTTCCTGGTCGGCGACAGCGCCATGGAACAGCGTATCACCCGCGCCAAGGCCCGCATTGCCACCAACCCGGTGGCGTTTGAGGCGCCGGGTGCGGCCGACCGGCCAGAACGGCTGGGGCCTGTGGCCGCCATGGTCTATCTGGTCTTCAACGAAGGCTATTCCGCCAGTGCCGACGAACAGCCGGCCCGCGCGCCCCTGTGCGAGGAGGCGATCCGCCTGGGCCGCCTGCTGCTGCGCCTGTTCCCGGCGGAACCGGAAGTGATGGGGCTGCTGGCCCTGATGCTGTTGCAGCATGCCCGCCGCCCCGCCCGCTTTGCCCCCGACGGGTCGGTGATCCTGCTGGAGGATCAGGACCGCACCCTGTGGCACCGCGCCGCCATCAATGAGGGACTGGCCTTGCTGGACAAGGCCGTGCGCCACCGCCGGTCCGGCCCCTATCAGATACAGGCGGCCATCGCGGCCTTGCATGCCCGCGCCGCCACCGCTGCCGAAACCGACTGGGCGCAGATCGACCTGCTCTATGGCGGGTTGGAAAACCTATCCCCCTCCCCCGTCATCACCCTGAACCGCGCCGTCGCGGTATCAAAGGCGCGGGGGCCGGAGGCCGCCCTGGCCATGGTGGAGCCGCTGGGCGACCGTCTGTCCGGCTATTTCCATTTCCATGGGCTGCGCGGGGGATTGCTGAAGCAACTGGGCCGTATGGCGGAGGCGCGCGATGCCTTTGGCCGTGCCATCGCGCTGGCCCACAGCCCGGCGGAAGCCGCCCATATCCGCCAGATTCTGGACGGTTTGCAGGGTCCGTGA